One Phaseolus vulgaris cultivar G19833 chromosome 4, P. vulgaris v2.0, whole genome shotgun sequence DNA window includes the following coding sequences:
- the LOC137837214 gene encoding small ribosomal subunit protein eS7y-like has protein sequence MYTSRKKILKDKDAEPTELEETVAQYLFDLENTNQELKSDLKDLYINQAIQMDVANNRKAVVIYVPFRLSKAFHKIHLRLVRELEKKFSGKDVILIATRRILRPPKKGSAVQRPRTRTLTSVHDAMLEDVVYPAEIVGKRTRYRIDGSKIMKVFLDPKERNNTEYKLETFSGVYRKLTGKDVVFDYPVTEA, from the exons ATGTACACTTCGAGGAAGAAAATTCTCAAGGATAAGGATGCAGAGCCCACTGAACTTGAGGAGACAGTTGCACAG TACTTATTTGACTTGGAGAATACCAACCAGGAGCTGAAAAGTGACTTGAAAGATCTCTATATAAATCAAGCAAT TCAAATGGATGTGGCGAATAATCGCAAGGCTGTAGTCATCTATGTGCCTTTCAGATTGAGCAAAGCATTCCACAAGATTCATCTCCGACTTGTCAGAGAGTTGGAGAAGAAATTTAGCGGGAAG GATGTTATTTTGATTGCCACAAGGAGGATCTTGCGGCCACCAAAGAAGGGCTCTGCCGTTCAGCGTCCCCGGACCCGGACATTGACTTCTGTCCATGATGCCATGCTAGAGGATGTTGTGTATCCTGCAGAGATTGTTGGCAAAAGGACCAGATATAGAATTGATGGGTCAAAAATTATGAAG GTTTTCTTGGATCCCAAGGAGCGCAATAACACTGAGTACAAGCTGGAGACTTTTTCTGGAGTTTACAGGAAGCTTACTGGAAAAGATGTAGTATTTGATTATCCAGTCACAGAAGCCTGA
- the LOC137838265 gene encoding uncharacterized protein encodes MVVAVCCPCGTKKRFSMQTTSWGKGFIAVFGNHVKTNTSCVVVNVYAACSLSEKKTLWEDLSNLKAASQELVWCLYGDFNAIRSRNERKGVRERASQSGEIIGFNSFIDTNSFLELPLVGKKFTWFKANGTTKSRLDRVLVSEAWMEIWPMSKQYMQRREVSDHCAIVVKYVEKNWGPKPFRSIDAWFMEKGFSEMVKNNWLSYPVQGSVFIKIKEKLKLLKGDLKVWNRDEFGNIQTNKMRILQELEALDSHDCINDLGEDDRLKRYELVGRLKETEKKLDSLICQKARAKWFKYGDTCTKFFHSSLRWRRLRNEVKGVEVGGIWCEEPCTVRQEAKKLFENRFTATKDFGVRLDMVDFKSLSREDNISLTAAFSEQEIRDVVWLCDGSKSPGPDSFNMNFIKKSWGGSKRRHSGSDDHFS; translated from the coding sequence ATGGTAGTGGCAGTTTGTTGTCCATGTGGCACGAAGAAGCGTTTCTCTATGCAAACCACGTCATGGGGGAAGGGCTTCATTGCAGTTTTCGGCAACCATGTTAAAACAAACACTAGTTGTGTAGTGGTCAATGTTTATGCTGCTTGTTCCTTGAGTGAGAAGAAGACCCTTTGGGAGGATCTGTCTAACCTTAAAGCGGCTTCACAAGAGTTGGTATGGTGCCTGTATGGTGATTTCAACGCCATCAGAAGCCGGAATGAGAGGAAAGGTGTAAGGGAGAGGGCTAGTCAATCAGGTGAGATTATTGGATTTAATAGTTTCATCGATACCAACTCTTTTCTCGAATTGCCTTTAGTAGGGAAGAAATTCACTTGGTTTAAGGCTAATGGAACGACAAAGAGCAGATTAGACCGAGTTCTTGTTTCGGAAGCGTGGATGGAGATATGGCCTATGAGTAAACAGTATATGCAGAGAAGGGAAGTCTCGGACCACTGTGCAATAGTGGTAAAGTATGTGGAAAAGAATTGGGGGCCCAAACCTTTCCGATCCATCGATGCGTGGTTTATGGAAAAGGGGTTTAGTGAGATGGTCAAGAATAACTGGTTATCATACCCTGTGCAAGGGAGTGTTTTCATAAAGATCAAGGAGAAATTGAAGCTTTTGAAAGGTGATCTAAAAGTCTGGAATAGGGATGAGTTTGGCAACATCCAAACAAACAAGATGAGGATTCTGCAGGAATTGGAGGCCTTAGATTCCCATGATTGCATCAACGACCTTGGGGAAGATGATAGGCTGAAGAGGTATGAGTTGGTAGGTCGCTTGAAGGAAACTGAAAAGAAACTAGACTCCCTCATTTGTCAAAAAGCTAGAGCAAAATGGTTCAAGTACGGGGACACGTGTACCAAGTTTTTTCACTCATCTCTGAGGTGGAGAAGACTTAGAAATGAGGTGAAAGGGGTTGAGGTTGGTGGTATCTGGTGCGAGGAACCTTGTACAGTGCGTCAAGAAGCCAAGAAACTTTTTGAAAACAGATTTACGGCTACGAAGGACTTTGGTGTTAGACTTGATATGGTTGATTTTAAGTCCCTATCCAGGGAGGATAATATTTCCCTAACAGCCGCTTTTTCTGAGCAAGAGATTAGAGATGTGGTGTGGCTTTGTGATGGTTCGAAGAGCCCAGGGCCAGATAGTTTTAACATGAACTTTATCAAGAAAAGCTGGGGGGGTTCTAAAAGACGACATAGTGGCAGCGACGACCATTTTTCATGA